In Melanotaenia boesemani isolate fMelBoe1 chromosome 16, fMelBoe1.pri, whole genome shotgun sequence, the following proteins share a genomic window:
- the si:dkey-103j14.5 gene encoding isoaspartyl peptidase/L-asparaginase, with protein MSAVLVVHGGAWAIPDELAKASVEGVKSAAREGSSVLKGGGNALDAVEAAVRVMEDNTVFNAGHGATLNIDGEVELDAFIMDGRTLASGAVSSVKNITNPVSLARAVMEKTSHVMLTDRGANLFAESIGISTVPTETLVSEYERKEWELHKNYITGVKEDFGLKRAHDTVGAVAVDCAGNVACATSTGGIRNKMVGRVGDSPIIGCGGYADNLSGAVSCTGHGESILKVTLARLILSHMDQGKSAAEASELSLQNMADRVQGAGGAVVVSPSGQWAATFTTERMAWAAVEQDVLWFGLDPNVKQKEKFHQ; from the exons ATGTCAGCAGTTTTGGTTGTGCATGGCGGGGCGTGGGCCATACCAGATGAACTGGCAAAGGCTTCTGTTGAAGGGGTGAAAAGTGCAGCACGTGAAGGGTCTTCGGTGCTTAAAGGTGGCGGAAATGCACTTGATGCTGTTGAGGCAGCTGTGAGGGTCATGGAAGATAACACGGTGTTTAATGCAG GACATGGAGCAACATTAAACATTGATGGAGAAGTGGAGCTTGATGCCTTTATCATGGATGGAAGGACACTTGCCAGCGGTGCCGTTTCCTCAGTAAAAAACATCACCAACCCTGTGTCACTGGCACGGGCAGTGATGGAGAAG ACTTCCCACGTCATGTTGACAGACAGAGGAGCTAACCTTTTTGCAGAAAGCATTGGTATCAGCACAGTTCCCACGGAAACTCTAGTGTCCGAGTATGAGAGGAAGGAATGGGAGCTCCACAAGAATTACATTACTGGAGTAAAGGAAGATTTTGGTTTGAAAAG GGCCCATGATACTGTGGGAGCTGTAGCTGTGGACTGTGCTGGCAATGTTGCATGTGCAACATCGACTGGAGggattagaaataaaatggtcGGCAGAGTAGGAGACTCTCCGATAATTG GTTGTGGAGGATATGCAGACAACTTAAGTGGTGCAGTGTCTTGTACAGGCCACGGAGAATCTATCCTTAAAGTCACATTGGCCAGACTCATCCTTTCACATATGGACCAAG GTAAGTCAGCAGCTGAAGCCTCAGAGCTGTCTCTGCAGAACATGGCCGACCGTGTCCAAGGTGCAGGAGGGGCTGTTGTGGTTTCTCCATCAGGACAGTGGGCCGCCACATTTACTACTGAGCGCATGGCTTGGGCTGCCGTGGAGCAAGATGTGCTGTGGTTTGGATTAGACCctaatgtaaaacaaaaggaGAAGTTTCACCAGTAG
- the phf3 gene encoding PHD finger protein 3 isoform X1 — MDIVDTFNHLIPSDQLDDSLIIGQNLDCEASNEFGAGLKLEDSLKNMLSDKDPMFGCASAQFSLLDNEDPAFQIAGSASPDTGSAPAGLNSEVSPAETSQVKRIIGKQKKYRGSLGYQCRGDQQPRMSTNTLIRGRPRKKPANRLSRSFLIEKGVKGAQLKKELTLGGRININDLDDELWLNPTVVLRRLTVTIGGFKIELLPGPSYMQGVDASQSVCFDNSFSYTGDIGLAILPDDSVPVENPIPDSVAEMDGTEKSSADDAAHGLGPYVNPNDVQTSNGTSMEASSTLETKHDDRSVPGKAVSEEKDGAEHAQGNENNSVTVSNNPDGKEKQSTVAKTQVKSKQGVTSNKSKDLVMCKTSNMIKEHEVSQNKPSKVLQSRDAHKLKSLKDKQDVLPLKRPAENTQIEHAAKVQKVHGAGDAKLKPKSPSRPSYVAKKGLSPGNRAGDQQGPAKQNNPHHSSKVEPAHQAQSHPSNSLKGPQEGAQEKFKLKKLEKILQRQKSKNARSISVDEPQLFVPDNAPAAKKETAEEQPANTESVWDGNNCCGLCKKHHNNMFMVGCGRCDDWFHGDCVGLDLAKVREMEEEDQMYVCLKCCDEESKKVEPEAPVAAKPEVHEKTDTQDHKLHHKPRPGSSQTLASGGVRPVRKDQERRHSTDVKEAAHKAGNHPKHEMKSRAPSLASKKPVSVEAIRRNVRDSLKEILIQRLKESDLNISVERASEVAKKTERELFHLYKDTDNKYKNKYRSLMFNLKDTKNNILFKRVLKGEISPGNLIRMSPEELASKELAAWRQRENRHTIEMIEKEQREAERRPITKITHKGEIEIESQEPVKAPDPIELEPLPRVTEVPVEPPKTPEKKAENTKVEKDTTSQHKSHLFDLHCKICTGRMAPPVDEAPTKVVKVATTVVRRQSTKTEETRSTTPPAIDDDLHLTVLEESFRNAQSGYETRTDHVAGRDEEAAFLSDLKSLWRGFIHMHSVAKLVTKAFPVSGILDNLTEDLPDSIQVGGRISPQTVWDYLEKIRATGTKEVCLVRFSPETEEDEISYTLLYAYFSSRRRFGVVSNNLKQVKDMYLIPLGATEKVPHQLVPFDGPGLENNRANLLLGLIIRQRPKRDFLPVDANESARIVPEIKPVAISTKATTTPEEDEKLFLSTLTPLHKKEANKPLDTTEDDPVLESFEEPSTTEGPNSQEPQKPLRFLPGVLVGWGGELPPLPHFGDKPMTTGNDALKSQPAPKTDASFGNSKSPSAAAPRFVIKKKEAKPVKAELELSNPAGASPSNNSLRKDAAVVAHHASVTLKDKPPDVSTEAFLASLSAASTGSEPGNAASVNKSDAGLLSETEKGTSEGNSLLQSESQAGSDHTNSSKPPLSGILKKSSVYSTVNEDKTMVLQKDKASLPDPSNTKPAPVLSSARKDLVLPFHQGYLQLSEARHKLEEQNQTAIQLFSSKKSDPSMGQTGAAATQILYPPEATCNAESSESQHDSVKVPAVPVHNSITPSPMLQQPQVSGSQDVTVDLPPNTISTPNTEDKSSSLQTTQETSSLSPPGLQSQYHESQLESSGQVSSPAKDYKRLDEQYCDPWERPRNSEDRDHHGKHSHHRDTHHGKKSRHHDRDREKKHDYSHDDKHRERSRHHGHPDDRHGERRKERQHSDEHSSRHKDRHRHRRDSDYENGRRSSKDS, encoded by the exons ATGGATATTGTGGACACCTTTAACCATTTAATACCCAGTGACCAGTTGGATGACTCTCTGATAATTGGTCAAAATTTGGATTGTGAAGCCAGTAATGAGTTTGGGGCAGGACTCAAACTGGAAGATTCACTGAAGAACATGCTCAGTGACAAAGATCCCATGTTTGGATGTGCAAGCGCTCAATTCAGCCTGCTGGACAATGAAGACCCTGCTTTTCAGATTGCTGGTTCGGCAA GTCCAGATACTGGTTCAGCACCTGCAGGCCTCAACAGTGAAGTTAGTCCTGCAGAGACCTCACAAGTTAAGCGAATCATCGGCAAGCAAAAGAAGTATCGAGGCAGTTTAGGCTACC AATGTAGAGGTGACCAACAGCCCAGGATGTCTACCAACACTTTAATCCGAGGACGACCAAGAAAGAAACCAGCCAACAGACTAAGCAGGTCATTTCTTATTGAGAAAGGTGTTAAAGGTGCACAGCTGAAGAAAGAATTGACTCTGGGAGGGCGCATTAACATTAATGATCTTGATGACGAACTATGGCTGAACCCTACGGTTGTATTGAGACGACTGACGGTCACAATTGGAGGATTTAAGATTGAATTGCTTCCAGGACCTTCTTACATGCAAGGCGTCGACGCAAGCCAGTCTGTGTGCTTTGATAACAGTTTTTCTTATACTGGCGATATTGGTTTGGCCATCCTGCCAGATGATAGTGTCCCTGTAGAGAATCCCATACCAGACAGTGTGGCAGAGATGGATGGAACTGAGAAGAGCTCTGCTGATGATGCAGCTCATGGGCTGGGACCTTATGTGAACCCCAATGATGTGCAGACCTCCAATGGGACTTCAATGGAGGCATCCAGCACACTAGAGACAAAACACGATGATCGGAGTGTTCCAGGAAAGGCAGTCAGTGAAGAAAAAGATGGTGCAGAACATGCACAGGGCAACGAGAATAATTCGGTTACTGTTAGTAATAACCCTGATGGCAAAGAAAAGCAATCGACTGTAGCCAAAACACAGGTCAAGTCTAAACAGGGAGTGACGTCGAACAAGAGCAAGGACTTGGTTATGTGTAAAACAAGCAACATGATTAAGGAGCATGAAGTATCCCAAAACAAGCCATCCAAAGTCCTCCAAAGCAGAGACGCACACAAACTGAAATCTCTAAAGGATAAACAAGATGTTTTACCTTTGAAAAGACCTGCAGAGAACACTCAAATAGAGCATGCTGCTAAAGTGCAAAAGGTGCACGGTGCAGGGGATGCAAAATTGAAGCCAAAGTCACCAAGTAGGCCAAGCTATGTGGCAAAAAAAGGCCTGTCCCCTGGCAACCGTGCTGGTGATCAGCAGGGACCAGCCAAACAAAATAATCCTCATCACAGCTCCAAAGTTGAACCCGCTCACCAGGCACAAAGTCATCCAAGCAATTCTCTAAAAGGCCCTCAAGAGGGAGCACAGGAAAAGTTCAAActaaaaaaactggaaaagatTCTTCAAAGgcagaaaagtaaaaatgcaCGAAGCATCTCTGTGGATGAGCCGCAGCTGTTTGTTCCAGATAACGCTCCCGCTGCGAAGAAGGAAACTGCTGAGGAGCAACCCGCGAACACTGAGAGCGTATGGGATGGAAACAACTGTTGTGGTCTTTGCAAAAAACATCACAATAACAT GTTCATGGTGGGCTGTGGCCGCTGTGATGACTGGTTCCACGGTGATTGCGTTGGTCTCGACCTGGCCAAAGTCCGTGAAATGGAGGAGGAAGACCAGATGTACGTCTGTTTAAAATGCTGCGATGAAGAAAGCAAGAAGGTGGAGCCTGAGGCCCCAGTAGCAGCCAAACCAGAAGTTCACGAAAAGACTGACACACAAGATCATAAGCTGCATCATAAGCCTCGTCCTGGATCCTCCCAGACACTCGCCTCAGGGGGTGTCAGACCAGTAAGAAAG GATCAAGAAAGGAGGCACTCCACAGATGTCAAAGAAGCAGCTCATAAAGCAG GTAATCACCCAAAACATGAGATGAAAAGTAGGGCTCCATCTTTGGCTTCAAAGAAACCTGTTTCTGTGGAGGCAATCAGGCGAAATGTGCGTGATTCTCTCAAAGAAATCCTCATACAAAG GTTGAAGGAGTCTGACTTGAACATCTCAGTGGAGAGGGCCTCTGAAGTTGCCaagaaaacagagagagagcTGTTTCATCTGTATAAAGACACTGACAATAAATACAAGAACAAGTACAGAAGCTTAATGTTTAACCTCAAAGATACGAAAAATAAT ATTCTCTTTAAGAGGGTTCTCAAGGGGGAAATTTCTCCTGGTAACCTCATTCGCATGAGTCCTGAGGAGCTGGCCTCTAAAGAGTTGGCTGCTTGGCGACAAAGAGAGAACAGACAT ACAATTGAGATGATTGAAAAAGAGCAGCGGGAGGCAGAGAGACGGCCCATCACTAAGATCACGCACAAAGGTGAAATTGAGATTGAGAGTCAGGAACCAGTGAAAGCACCAGACCCTATAGAG cTTGAACCTCTTCCCAGAGTGACTGAAGTCCCAGTAGAACCTCCAAAAACCCCagagaagaaagcagaaaataCCAAGGTGGAGAAGGACACTACAAGCCAACACAAATCTCACCTGTTCGACCTACACTGCAAAATCTGCACAG GTCGTATGGCACCGCCTGTGGACGAAGCACCAACCAAAGTGGTCAAAGTTGCTACCACAGTGGTTCGGAGGCAGTCTACCAAAACAGAAGAGACAAGGAGCACAACGCCACCTGCAATCGATGATGACCTACACCTCACCGTTTTAGAGGAGAGCTTCCGAAATGCCCAATCAGGCTATGAAACACG GACGGATCATGTAGCTGGAAGAGATGAAGAGGCTGCTTTCCTTTCTGACCTGAAGTCCCTGTGGCGAGGATTCATTCATATGCACTCTGTGGCCAAACTTGTCACAAAAGCCTTTCCTGTCTCGGGCATTTTGGACAACTTGACTGAG GACCTTCCAGACAGCATCCAGGTCGGTGGCAGGATAAGTCCTCAGACGGTGTGGGACTACTTGGAGAAAATTCGGGCAACTGGAACAAAA gaGGTGTGCCTGGTTCGCTTCTCCCCTGAGACAGAAGAAGATGAGATCTCCTATACTCTTCTTTATGCCTACTTCAGCAGTCGTAGGCGTTTTGGGGTGGTGTCCAATAACCTGAAACAAGTGAAGGACATGTATCTCATTCCCTTAGGTGCTACGGAAAAAGTTCCCCATCAGCTTGTTCCCTTTGATGGGCCAG GTTTAGAAAACAACCGTGCCAACCTTCTCCTTGGACTCATTATTCGCCAGAGACCGAAAAGGGATTTTCTTCCTGTGGACGCGAACGAATCTGCGAGGATTGTACCTGAAATAAAGCCTGTTGCTATTTCAACAAAAGCTACCACAACACCTGAAGAGGACGAGAAATTATTCCTGTCTACGTTGACACCTTTGCACAAAAAAGAGGCAAACAAACCACTTGACACTACTGAAGATGATCCTGTTTTAGAGTCTTTTGAGGAACCGTCTACAACAGAGGGACCCAACAGTCAGGAGCCACAAAAACCTCTTCGCTTTCTTCCAGGTGTGTTAGTCGGCTGGGGTGGAGAATTGCCACCTCTGCCACATTTTGGAGATAAACCTATGACAACGGGAAACGACGCCCTGAAGAGCCAGCCAGCTCCCAAAACAGATGCATCATTCGGTAACTCAAAAAGTCCGTCAGCAGCTGCTCCACGCTTTGTCATCAAGAAGAAAGAAGCTAAACCTGTTAAAGCTGAACTGGAGCTATCCAATCCAGCTGGTGCGTCTCCTTCTAACAATTCGCTGAGAAAAGACGCTGCGGTTGTGGCCCATCATGCATCAGTCACACTGAAAGATAAGCCCCCAGATGTGTCGACTGAAGCGTTTCTGGCGAGCTTGTCAGCAGCTTCAACTGGTTCTGAACCGGGTAATGCTGCCTCTGTAAACAAAAGTGATGCTGGCCTtttgtctgaaactgaaaaaGGAACATCTGAGGGGAATTCTTTGCTGCAGTCAGAGTCCCAGGCTGGTTCAGATCAcacaaacagctcaaaacctCCTTTAAGTGGAATATTGAAAAAATCTTCAGTATATTCCACTGtgaatgaagacaaaacaatgGTGCTACAAAAGGATAAAGCCAGCCTCCCAGATCCTTCAAATACTAAACCGGCTCCTGTGTTGAGCAGCGCTAGAAAGGATCTGGTCTTGCCATTTCACCAAGGATATCTACAGCTCTCTGAGGCCAGGCACAAGCTCGAAGAACAAAATCAAACTGCTATTCAATTATTTTCCAGTAAAAAAAGTGATCCTAGCATGGGCCAGACTGGTGCTGCAGCAACCCAGATACTTTATCCTCCTGAAGCTACATGTAATGCAGAATCCTCTGAGTCCCAACATGATTCTGTAAAGGTGCCAGCTGTCCCAGTACACAACAGCATAACACCTTCCCCTATGCTGCAGCAGCCTCAGGTATCTGGCAGCCAGGATGTCACAGTTGACCTGCCTCCAAACACTATCTCCACCCCAAACACAGAAGATAAGAGTTCTAGTCTTCAGACAACTCAGGAGACTTCTTCACTTAGTCCTCCTGGACTTCAGTCCCAGTACCATGAGAGTCAGTTAGAATCGTCTGGCCAAGTGTCATCCCCGGCCAAGGACTACAAACGTTTAGATGAGCAGTACTGTGACCCCTGGGAGAGGCCGCGAAACTCAGAGGACAGAGATCACCACGGGAAGCACAGCCACCACAGGGACACCCATCACGGTAAAAAGAGCCGACACCATGACAGGGACAGGGAGAAAAAACACGACTACAGCCATGACGACAAGCACAGGGAGAGGAGCAGGCACCACGGCCACCCAGACGACCGGCACGgtgagaggaggaaagagaggCAACACAGCGACGAACACAGTAGCCGCCACAAGGACAGACACAGGCATAGGCGGGACTCAGACTATGAAAATGGACGAAGAAGTTCAAAAGACAGTTag
- the phf3 gene encoding PHD finger protein 3 isoform X2: MDIVDTFNHLIPSDQLDDSLIIGQNLDCEASNEFGAGLKLEDSLKNMLSDKDPMFGCASAQFSLLDNEDPAFQIAGSASPDTGSAPAGLNSEVSPAETSQVKRIIGKQKKYRGSLGYQCRGDQQPRMSTNTLIRGRPRKKPANRLSRSFLIEKGVKGAQLKKELTLGGRININDLDDELWLNPTVVLRRLTVTIGGFKIELLPGPSYMQGVDASQSVCFDNSFSYTGDIGLAILPDDSVPVENPIPDSVAEMDGTEKSSADDAAHGLGPYVNPNDVQTSNGTSMEASSTLETKHDDRSVPGKAVSEEKDGAEHAQGNENNSVTVSNNPDGKEKQSTVAKTQVKSKQGVTSNKSKDLVMCKTSNMIKEHEVSQNKPSKVLQSRDAHKLKSLKDKQDVLPLKRPAENTQIEHAAKVQKVHGAGDAKLKPKSPSRPSYVAKKGLSPGNRAGDQQGPAKQNNPHHSSKVEPAHQAQSHPSNSLKGPQEGAQEKFKLKKLEKILQRQKSKNARSISVDEPQLFVPDNAPAAKKETAEEQPANTESVWDGNNCCGLCKKHHNNMFMVGCGRCDDWFHGDCVGLDLAKVREMEEEDQMYVCLKCCDEESKKVEPEAPVAAKPEVHEKTDTQDHKLHHKPRPGSSQTLASGGVRPDQERRHSTDVKEAAHKAGNHPKHEMKSRAPSLASKKPVSVEAIRRNVRDSLKEILIQRLKESDLNISVERASEVAKKTERELFHLYKDTDNKYKNKYRSLMFNLKDTKNNILFKRVLKGEISPGNLIRMSPEELASKELAAWRQRENRHTIEMIEKEQREAERRPITKITHKGEIEIESQEPVKAPDPIELEPLPRVTEVPVEPPKTPEKKAENTKVEKDTTSQHKSHLFDLHCKICTGRMAPPVDEAPTKVVKVATTVVRRQSTKTEETRSTTPPAIDDDLHLTVLEESFRNAQSGYETRTDHVAGRDEEAAFLSDLKSLWRGFIHMHSVAKLVTKAFPVSGILDNLTEDLPDSIQVGGRISPQTVWDYLEKIRATGTKEVCLVRFSPETEEDEISYTLLYAYFSSRRRFGVVSNNLKQVKDMYLIPLGATEKVPHQLVPFDGPGLENNRANLLLGLIIRQRPKRDFLPVDANESARIVPEIKPVAISTKATTTPEEDEKLFLSTLTPLHKKEANKPLDTTEDDPVLESFEEPSTTEGPNSQEPQKPLRFLPGVLVGWGGELPPLPHFGDKPMTTGNDALKSQPAPKTDASFGNSKSPSAAAPRFVIKKKEAKPVKAELELSNPAGASPSNNSLRKDAAVVAHHASVTLKDKPPDVSTEAFLASLSAASTGSEPGNAASVNKSDAGLLSETEKGTSEGNSLLQSESQAGSDHTNSSKPPLSGILKKSSVYSTVNEDKTMVLQKDKASLPDPSNTKPAPVLSSARKDLVLPFHQGYLQLSEARHKLEEQNQTAIQLFSSKKSDPSMGQTGAAATQILYPPEATCNAESSESQHDSVKVPAVPVHNSITPSPMLQQPQVSGSQDVTVDLPPNTISTPNTEDKSSSLQTTQETSSLSPPGLQSQYHESQLESSGQVSSPAKDYKRLDEQYCDPWERPRNSEDRDHHGKHSHHRDTHHGKKSRHHDRDREKKHDYSHDDKHRERSRHHGHPDDRHGERRKERQHSDEHSSRHKDRHRHRRDSDYENGRRSSKDS; encoded by the exons ATGGATATTGTGGACACCTTTAACCATTTAATACCCAGTGACCAGTTGGATGACTCTCTGATAATTGGTCAAAATTTGGATTGTGAAGCCAGTAATGAGTTTGGGGCAGGACTCAAACTGGAAGATTCACTGAAGAACATGCTCAGTGACAAAGATCCCATGTTTGGATGTGCAAGCGCTCAATTCAGCCTGCTGGACAATGAAGACCCTGCTTTTCAGATTGCTGGTTCGGCAA GTCCAGATACTGGTTCAGCACCTGCAGGCCTCAACAGTGAAGTTAGTCCTGCAGAGACCTCACAAGTTAAGCGAATCATCGGCAAGCAAAAGAAGTATCGAGGCAGTTTAGGCTACC AATGTAGAGGTGACCAACAGCCCAGGATGTCTACCAACACTTTAATCCGAGGACGACCAAGAAAGAAACCAGCCAACAGACTAAGCAGGTCATTTCTTATTGAGAAAGGTGTTAAAGGTGCACAGCTGAAGAAAGAATTGACTCTGGGAGGGCGCATTAACATTAATGATCTTGATGACGAACTATGGCTGAACCCTACGGTTGTATTGAGACGACTGACGGTCACAATTGGAGGATTTAAGATTGAATTGCTTCCAGGACCTTCTTACATGCAAGGCGTCGACGCAAGCCAGTCTGTGTGCTTTGATAACAGTTTTTCTTATACTGGCGATATTGGTTTGGCCATCCTGCCAGATGATAGTGTCCCTGTAGAGAATCCCATACCAGACAGTGTGGCAGAGATGGATGGAACTGAGAAGAGCTCTGCTGATGATGCAGCTCATGGGCTGGGACCTTATGTGAACCCCAATGATGTGCAGACCTCCAATGGGACTTCAATGGAGGCATCCAGCACACTAGAGACAAAACACGATGATCGGAGTGTTCCAGGAAAGGCAGTCAGTGAAGAAAAAGATGGTGCAGAACATGCACAGGGCAACGAGAATAATTCGGTTACTGTTAGTAATAACCCTGATGGCAAAGAAAAGCAATCGACTGTAGCCAAAACACAGGTCAAGTCTAAACAGGGAGTGACGTCGAACAAGAGCAAGGACTTGGTTATGTGTAAAACAAGCAACATGATTAAGGAGCATGAAGTATCCCAAAACAAGCCATCCAAAGTCCTCCAAAGCAGAGACGCACACAAACTGAAATCTCTAAAGGATAAACAAGATGTTTTACCTTTGAAAAGACCTGCAGAGAACACTCAAATAGAGCATGCTGCTAAAGTGCAAAAGGTGCACGGTGCAGGGGATGCAAAATTGAAGCCAAAGTCACCAAGTAGGCCAAGCTATGTGGCAAAAAAAGGCCTGTCCCCTGGCAACCGTGCTGGTGATCAGCAGGGACCAGCCAAACAAAATAATCCTCATCACAGCTCCAAAGTTGAACCCGCTCACCAGGCACAAAGTCATCCAAGCAATTCTCTAAAAGGCCCTCAAGAGGGAGCACAGGAAAAGTTCAAActaaaaaaactggaaaagatTCTTCAAAGgcagaaaagtaaaaatgcaCGAAGCATCTCTGTGGATGAGCCGCAGCTGTTTGTTCCAGATAACGCTCCCGCTGCGAAGAAGGAAACTGCTGAGGAGCAACCCGCGAACACTGAGAGCGTATGGGATGGAAACAACTGTTGTGGTCTTTGCAAAAAACATCACAATAACAT GTTCATGGTGGGCTGTGGCCGCTGTGATGACTGGTTCCACGGTGATTGCGTTGGTCTCGACCTGGCCAAAGTCCGTGAAATGGAGGAGGAAGACCAGATGTACGTCTGTTTAAAATGCTGCGATGAAGAAAGCAAGAAGGTGGAGCCTGAGGCCCCAGTAGCAGCCAAACCAGAAGTTCACGAAAAGACTGACACACAAGATCATAAGCTGCATCATAAGCCTCGTCCTGGATCCTCCCAGACACTCGCCTCAGGGGGTGTCAGACCA GATCAAGAAAGGAGGCACTCCACAGATGTCAAAGAAGCAGCTCATAAAGCAG GTAATCACCCAAAACATGAGATGAAAAGTAGGGCTCCATCTTTGGCTTCAAAGAAACCTGTTTCTGTGGAGGCAATCAGGCGAAATGTGCGTGATTCTCTCAAAGAAATCCTCATACAAAG GTTGAAGGAGTCTGACTTGAACATCTCAGTGGAGAGGGCCTCTGAAGTTGCCaagaaaacagagagagagcTGTTTCATCTGTATAAAGACACTGACAATAAATACAAGAACAAGTACAGAAGCTTAATGTTTAACCTCAAAGATACGAAAAATAAT ATTCTCTTTAAGAGGGTTCTCAAGGGGGAAATTTCTCCTGGTAACCTCATTCGCATGAGTCCTGAGGAGCTGGCCTCTAAAGAGTTGGCTGCTTGGCGACAAAGAGAGAACAGACAT ACAATTGAGATGATTGAAAAAGAGCAGCGGGAGGCAGAGAGACGGCCCATCACTAAGATCACGCACAAAGGTGAAATTGAGATTGAGAGTCAGGAACCAGTGAAAGCACCAGACCCTATAGAG cTTGAACCTCTTCCCAGAGTGACTGAAGTCCCAGTAGAACCTCCAAAAACCCCagagaagaaagcagaaaataCCAAGGTGGAGAAGGACACTACAAGCCAACACAAATCTCACCTGTTCGACCTACACTGCAAAATCTGCACAG GTCGTATGGCACCGCCTGTGGACGAAGCACCAACCAAAGTGGTCAAAGTTGCTACCACAGTGGTTCGGAGGCAGTCTACCAAAACAGAAGAGACAAGGAGCACAACGCCACCTGCAATCGATGATGACCTACACCTCACCGTTTTAGAGGAGAGCTTCCGAAATGCCCAATCAGGCTATGAAACACG GACGGATCATGTAGCTGGAAGAGATGAAGAGGCTGCTTTCCTTTCTGACCTGAAGTCCCTGTGGCGAGGATTCATTCATATGCACTCTGTGGCCAAACTTGTCACAAAAGCCTTTCCTGTCTCGGGCATTTTGGACAACTTGACTGAG GACCTTCCAGACAGCATCCAGGTCGGTGGCAGGATAAGTCCTCAGACGGTGTGGGACTACTTGGAGAAAATTCGGGCAACTGGAACAAAA gaGGTGTGCCTGGTTCGCTTCTCCCCTGAGACAGAAGAAGATGAGATCTCCTATACTCTTCTTTATGCCTACTTCAGCAGTCGTAGGCGTTTTGGGGTGGTGTCCAATAACCTGAAACAAGTGAAGGACATGTATCTCATTCCCTTAGGTGCTACGGAAAAAGTTCCCCATCAGCTTGTTCCCTTTGATGGGCCAG GTTTAGAAAACAACCGTGCCAACCTTCTCCTTGGACTCATTATTCGCCAGAGACCGAAAAGGGATTTTCTTCCTGTGGACGCGAACGAATCTGCGAGGATTGTACCTGAAATAAAGCCTGTTGCTATTTCAACAAAAGCTACCACAACACCTGAAGAGGACGAGAAATTATTCCTGTCTACGTTGACACCTTTGCACAAAAAAGAGGCAAACAAACCACTTGACACTACTGAAGATGATCCTGTTTTAGAGTCTTTTGAGGAACCGTCTACAACAGAGGGACCCAACAGTCAGGAGCCACAAAAACCTCTTCGCTTTCTTCCAGGTGTGTTAGTCGGCTGGGGTGGAGAATTGCCACCTCTGCCACATTTTGGAGATAAACCTATGACAACGGGAAACGACGCCCTGAAGAGCCAGCCAGCTCCCAAAACAGATGCATCATTCGGTAACTCAAAAAGTCCGTCAGCAGCTGCTCCACGCTTTGTCATCAAGAAGAAAGAAGCTAAACCTGTTAAAGCTGAACTGGAGCTATCCAATCCAGCTGGTGCGTCTCCTTCTAACAATTCGCTGAGAAAAGACGCTGCGGTTGTGGCCCATCATGCATCAGTCACACTGAAAGATAAGCCCCCAGATGTGTCGACTGAAGCGTTTCTGGCGAGCTTGTCAGCAGCTTCAACTGGTTCTGAACCGGGTAATGCTGCCTCTGTAAACAAAAGTGATGCTGGCCTtttgtctgaaactgaaaaaGGAACATCTGAGGGGAATTCTTTGCTGCAGTCAGAGTCCCAGGCTGGTTCAGATCAcacaaacagctcaaaacctCCTTTAAGTGGAATATTGAAAAAATCTTCAGTATATTCCACTGtgaatgaagacaaaacaatgGTGCTACAAAAGGATAAAGCCAGCCTCCCAGATCCTTCAAATACTAAACCGGCTCCTGTGTTGAGCAGCGCTAGAAAGGATCTGGTCTTGCCATTTCACCAAGGATATCTACAGCTCTCTGAGGCCAGGCACAAGCTCGAAGAACAAAATCAAACTGCTATTCAATTATTTTCCAGTAAAAAAAGTGATCCTAGCATGGGCCAGACTGGTGCTGCAGCAACCCAGATACTTTATCCTCCTGAAGCTACATGTAATGCAGAATCCTCTGAGTCCCAACATGATTCTGTAAAGGTGCCAGCTGTCCCAGTACACAACAGCATAACACCTTCCCCTATGCTGCAGCAGCCTCAGGTATCTGGCAGCCAGGATGTCACAGTTGACCTGCCTCCAAACACTATCTCCACCCCAAACACAGAAGATAAGAGTTCTAGTCTTCAGACAACTCAGGAGACTTCTTCACTTAGTCCTCCTGGACTTCAGTCCCAGTACCATGAGAGTCAGTTAGAATCGTCTGGCCAAGTGTCATCCCCGGCCAAGGACTACAAACGTTTAGATGAGCAGTACTGTGACCCCTGGGAGAGGCCGCGAAACTCAGAGGACAGAGATCACCACGGGAAGCACAGCCACCACAGGGACACCCATCACGGTAAAAAGAGCCGACACCATGACAGGGACAGGGAGAAAAAACACGACTACAGCCATGACGACAAGCACAGGGAGAGGAGCAGGCACCACGGCCACCCAGACGACCGGCACGgtgagaggaggaaagagaggCAACACAGCGACGAACACAGTAGCCGCCACAAGGACAGACACAGGCATAGGCGGGACTCAGACTATGAAAATGGACGAAGAAGTTCAAAAGACAGTTag